The genomic interval GCGGACCTGCCATATGAACGGGTGCTGATCGACTGTCCGCCGTCGCTCGGCCTGCTGACCCTCAACGCGCTGACGGCCGCCGACGGGGTGCTGATCCCGATCCAGACCGAGTACTACGCCCTGGAGGGCCTGAGCCAACTGGTGAACACCATCCGACGCGTCCGAGAGAGCCTCAACCCACACCTGGAGATCGACGGCGTGCTGCTGACGATGTACGACGCGCGCACCAACCTGTCGGCGCAGGTCGCCTCGGAGGTCCGGCGCCACATGAACGGGACCGTGTTCCGCACCGTCGTCCCGCGCTCGGTGCGCCTGTCCGAGGCGCCCAGCCACGGTCTGCCGATCGCCCTGTACGACCCGGCCTCGCGCGGCGCCAGCGCCTACCGCGAATTGGCGGGCGAGGTCGTGGCGCGTGGCTAGCATGCCGGCGCACGGGCGTTCCTTCGGCCTGGGCCGCGGCCTCGACGCACTGATCCCGACCGGGTCGGAGGAGCGGGCGGTCCTGCAGCTGCCGCTCGATCGCGTCTCGGCCAACCCCGACCAGCCGCGAACCTCGTTCACCGATGAGCCCCTCGGCGAGCTGGCAGCGTCCATAGCCGTGCACGGCGTCCTGCAGCCGATCATCGTGCGCGCGCTGGCCGACGGGGGCTACCAGCTCATCGCCGGCGAACGTCGACTGCGCGCGGCGCGCATGGCCGGCCTCGACGCCATACCGGCCATCGTGCGCGAGGCGCCGGCGGAGTCATCGCTCGAACTGGCCCTGATCGAGAACCTGCAGCGCGCCGACCTCAACCCGATCGAAGTTGCGTTGGCCTATCGCGAGCTCATCGACCGCTTCGGCCTCACCCACGAGGCGGTGGCACGCCAGGTCGGCAAGAGTCGCGTCGCGGTCAGCAACGCGCTGCGACTGCTGGACCTGGCACCCGCCACCCGCGCGGCCATCGTGGACGGACGCATCAGCGAGGGCCACGGTCGCGCGCTGGCCGCCATCACCATCGCTGAGCTGCAGCATGCG from Chloroflexota bacterium carries:
- a CDS encoding ParA family protein, translating into MVRITACTNQKGGVGKTTTVINLAAYLALSGTRTLVIDLDPQGNATSGLGVDRRNVKRSAYEALVDRAPIGELVLHTGIDGLDLVPSSSALAGAEVELVGATVRERRLAASLSDADLPYERVLIDCPPSLGLLTLNALTAADGVLIPIQTEYYALEGLSQLVNTIRRVRESLNPHLEIDGVLLTMYDARTNLSAQVASEVRRHMNGTVFRTVVPRSVRLSEAPSHGLPIALYDPASRGASAYRELAGEVVARG
- a CDS encoding ParB/RepB/Spo0J family partition protein, translated to MPAHGRSFGLGRGLDALIPTGSEERAVLQLPLDRVSANPDQPRTSFTDEPLGELAASIAVHGVLQPIIVRALADGGYQLIAGERRLRAARMAGLDAIPAIVREAPAESSLELALIENLQRADLNPIEVALAYRELIDRFGLTHEAVARQVGKSRVAVSNALRLLDLAPATRAAIVDGRISEGHGRALAAITIAELQHAVLDVVVERGLSVRQTEELVRRKRSEQTGRQRAALTPDLLDLEAQLRGVLATKVGIVRTRRGGRLVIEFYSDEELDRLYSIITRGAGGTNTDTAVPVHPDHEVPPSP